A genomic stretch from Telmatocola sphagniphila includes:
- the rpiB gene encoding ribose 5-phosphate isomerase B: protein MKLAIAADHAGYDLKETIRYLLLNTGHEVIDLGTDSADKPDDYPDFALALGKSILQKSAERGILVCGSGVGASIAANKIPGVRAAICHDHYSAAQGVEHDDMNVLVLGARVIGLATAQDLVTAFLNATYSGEERHARRLAKVLAIEANPPRS from the coding sequence ATGAAACTAGCCATCGCAGCCGATCACGCCGGGTACGATTTGAAAGAAACCATCCGATACCTTCTCCTGAATACAGGCCATGAAGTAATCGATCTCGGCACGGACTCCGCTGATAAACCGGACGACTATCCCGATTTCGCTCTCGCGCTGGGAAAATCCATCCTTCAGAAATCGGCGGAGCGAGGAATTCTCGTCTGCGGTTCCGGAGTGGGAGCTTCGATCGCCGCAAATAAAATCCCCGGTGTACGGGCCGCCATCTGTCATGATCATTACTCCGCCGCTCAGGGGGTGGAGCACGACGATATGAATGTCCTGGTTCTAGGAGCCCGGGTGATTGGTTTAGCGACGGCCCAGGATCTGGTCACCGCCTTTCTGAATGCAACCTATTCGGGAGAAGAGCGTCACGCTCGCCGATTGGCCAAGGTGCTTGCCATCGAAGCGAACCCACCGAGAAGCTAA
- a CDS encoding thiamine-phosphate kinase, translated as MHEFGFIDWLRKRQTPGHQTTIGIGDDTAGFRFSPGCDALITTDMLLEGSCFLLAEAGAEAVGRKALAVNLSDIAAMAGIPKAALISLALPRKKGAEIAQGLFRGIESLARDYEVEIIGGDTNSWNGPLSISITLFGESTAKGPVKRSGAEIGDVIFVTGPLGGSILGRHLNFEPRVREALQLHRAFDLHSMIDLSDGLSRDLGHICEESHCGAEIWARELPITPAAQQLSRQDGRTPEYHALHDGEDFELCFTVSESVAEQIRKDPMWNCTAIGRIQKAEQGIRLLDENNQWQPLEAQGYQHEFD; from the coding sequence ATGCACGAATTCGGCTTCATAGACTGGCTGCGAAAGCGACAGACCCCGGGTCATCAAACGACCATTGGAATAGGAGATGACACCGCCGGGTTTCGATTTTCCCCCGGTTGCGATGCACTGATTACAACGGATATGCTGCTCGAAGGGAGCTGCTTCCTCTTGGCCGAAGCCGGCGCGGAAGCGGTCGGCCGCAAGGCTTTAGCAGTGAATTTATCGGACATTGCGGCCATGGCAGGTATTCCGAAGGCCGCTCTCATCAGTCTGGCATTGCCGCGCAAAAAAGGAGCAGAAATCGCTCAGGGGCTTTTTCGGGGAATTGAAAGCTTGGCCCGAGACTACGAAGTGGAGATTATCGGCGGTGACACCAATTCCTGGAACGGCCCATTGAGCATTTCCATTACCCTTTTTGGGGAGAGCACCGCAAAAGGGCCGGTGAAACGGAGCGGGGCTGAAATAGGTGATGTGATTTTTGTAACTGGGCCCTTAGGCGGATCTATCCTCGGGAGGCATCTGAACTTTGAGCCCCGAGTCCGGGAAGCGCTTCAACTTCACAGGGCCTTCGACCTACACTCGATGATCGATTTGAGCGATGGGCTCAGCCGGGATCTTGGACATATCTGTGAGGAGAGCCATTGCGGGGCAGAGATTTGGGCCAGAGAATTACCGATCACGCCCGCGGCGCAACAACTTTCGCGGCAGGATGGCCGGACTCCTGAATATCATGCTTTGCACGATGGGGAGGATTTCGAACTCTGCTTCACGGTTTCGGAATCGGTGGCCGAGCAAATTCGTAAAGACCCGATGTGGAATTGCACGGCGATAGGAAGAATTCAAAAAGCAGAGCAGGGAATTCGACTTTTAGACGAGAATAATCAGTGGCAGCCCCTCGAAGCCCAGGGCTACCAGCATGAGTTTGATTGA
- a CDS encoding WD40 repeat domain-containing protein, which translates to MSNSTNFASAVTGSIGAPTYLDRTYGQPLFHTESDVLAMRFSEDGLIWTIEECGLLRQWSLDGRQISRVFLNDLENVWQFSPTGKFVASGSQELCLWYVNSGQEAFRVDTECWITALAFSADGKLLASGHDDGSVRIWDTKGLKLLQKVDLHTVAISALAFRPNGTELASAAEDRKIRILNLESYQVTTTLLGHPDRIPALVWSVNSDLLLSAGWDTSVRIWQPPQVEPKMLLNTHSEQVTSLAISRDGHFLACADSDFEIHIWDNLEAKKPSYSFRGPTEEIKVMAFSPDGVHFASAGADHTICVWNIKSGEMKGGPTAAVRHQIAVLPQNKKELLLSSVGASLQSWETESAHLTLLPTKETIRSVAASADGRWIATSNETPQVEIWDAAKQTLVRTLNHTFGPISCLNFAPDSKTLATASLSDGLAWIWDLNEKEAILVIPEAAESCSIETLAFHPKGNLLAVGGVDFLATSGSDGAVCLWNLDEKEKLTTFDHGVTALCFDPQGRYLAGGSLKNSLVVWDLKDDREIFDLPGHTNRIGALAFSPDGSWLVSASDDCTLRVWNVLNGRLVIARTFDTEIHSLAFGENGRYLYTGNADSTCYRLLMSQLLED; encoded by the coding sequence ATGAGCAACTCAACGAACTTTGCATCTGCGGTCACAGGATCCATTGGTGCGCCAACTTATCTTGATCGAACCTACGGTCAGCCCTTATTCCATACGGAAAGCGACGTCCTGGCGATGCGCTTCTCGGAAGACGGATTGATCTGGACGATCGAAGAATGCGGTTTGCTTCGCCAATGGTCTCTCGATGGGCGACAGATCTCGCGTGTGTTCCTGAACGATCTCGAAAATGTGTGGCAATTCTCCCCGACCGGGAAATTTGTCGCCTCGGGCAGTCAGGAACTCTGTCTTTGGTACGTCAACAGCGGTCAGGAAGCATTCCGGGTAGATACCGAATGCTGGATTACCGCTCTGGCCTTCTCCGCCGATGGCAAACTCCTGGCGAGCGGCCACGACGATGGCAGCGTCCGCATCTGGGACACCAAAGGTTTAAAACTGCTTCAAAAAGTCGATCTGCATACTGTGGCCATCTCGGCCCTCGCCTTCCGACCCAACGGTACGGAACTGGCGAGTGCGGCGGAAGATCGCAAGATTCGCATCTTGAATCTCGAATCCTACCAAGTCACCACGACTCTGCTGGGCCATCCCGATCGCATCCCGGCCTTGGTCTGGTCGGTGAACTCCGATCTGCTCCTTTCCGCGGGCTGGGATACCAGCGTTCGAATCTGGCAGCCCCCGCAGGTCGAACCGAAGATGCTTTTGAACACGCACTCCGAACAGGTCACCTCGCTGGCCATCAGCCGCGATGGGCACTTCTTAGCGTGTGCGGACTCCGATTTTGAAATTCATATCTGGGATAACCTGGAAGCCAAGAAACCGAGCTATTCGTTCCGCGGACCTACCGAAGAAATCAAGGTCATGGCCTTTTCCCCCGATGGCGTACACTTCGCCTCGGCCGGAGCCGACCATACGATTTGCGTCTGGAACATCAAATCGGGTGAAATGAAAGGCGGTCCCACCGCCGCGGTACGCCATCAGATCGCGGTGCTGCCTCAGAACAAGAAAGAACTTTTGCTGAGTTCCGTCGGAGCTTCGCTGCAATCCTGGGAAACGGAATCGGCGCATTTGACTCTGCTGCCGACTAAAGAAACGATCCGCTCCGTCGCCGCGAGTGCGGATGGCCGCTGGATTGCCACCAGTAACGAAACGCCTCAGGTTGAAATCTGGGATGCCGCTAAGCAGACGCTGGTTCGGACTCTGAATCATACTTTCGGGCCGATCTCCTGCCTGAATTTCGCTCCCGATTCGAAGACATTGGCAACGGCGAGTCTGAGCGATGGTCTCGCGTGGATTTGGGATCTGAACGAGAAAGAGGCGATTCTGGTGATCCCGGAAGCCGCCGAGTCCTGTTCGATCGAAACCCTGGCCTTTCATCCGAAAGGTAACCTTCTGGCCGTTGGCGGGGTCGATTTCCTGGCCACCAGCGGTTCGGATGGAGCGGTCTGTCTCTGGAATCTCGACGAAAAGGAAAAACTCACAACTTTCGACCACGGGGTTACAGCCCTCTGCTTCGATCCGCAGGGTCGTTATCTGGCCGGGGGTTCGCTCAAGAATTCCCTAGTGGTTTGGGACTTGAAGGACGACAGGGAAATTTTCGACTTGCCCGGCCATACCAATCGGATCGGCGCTTTGGCTTTCAGTCCCGATGGCTCCTGGCTGGTGTCCGCCAGCGACGATTGCACGCTGCGGGTATGGAACGTTTTGAATGGCCGGCTTGTGATCGCCCGAACCTTCGATACGGAAATTCATTCTCTCGCTTTCGGAGAGAACGGCCGATACCTTTACACCGGCAACGCCGATTCCACTTGCTACCGACTCTTGATGAGTCAGTTGCTGGAAGACTAA